The DNA region caaggtattggagtggccatcacaaagccttgacctcaatccgagAACTGAAAAAGGgtttgcgagcaaggaggcctaaaaacatgactcagttacaccagttgtgtctggaggaatgggccaaaatttcagtaacttattgtgagaagcttgaggaaggctacccaaaacgtttgacccaagataaacaatttaaaggcaatgctaccaaatattaacaaagtgtatgtaaacttctgatccactgggaatgtgatgaaagaaagaaataaaagctgaaataaatcactctctctactattattctgatatttcattcttaaatgccaggaattgtgagtttaaatgtatttggctaaggtgtatgtaaacttctgacttcaactgtatagtgTGTAATTtgacttgtttacattctgaattcatggagctaacactctatacgtggccataatatgtgccgattacactcgatgttattgtaatttatgatgacactgatactactgcaaagatgggtgtataaaagaaaGTTAATGGATAGAATGCAGACGAAAGAGTGatataggcatatcttactttgggtagatgtgtgaatggctttcggctgcagatggcacatgagtgaagcagcatttcaaacaacagggtgaatgggcacttgagattatttgagtagatttgattccttttgtagactaaattaacaaaaacaaaaatctcatGACaagttcttggaaaatgtctttacacaacgatcgtacagatgtaggtaaatttgcaccagcttttTAATTAAAGcacggtgtgttcatgttgactgatcttaactgattGAACGAGAAGTTTTCACCCTGGCAAACTGTTTCGAACCACCGAAATAaacgcaaaaacacctttttggacagattttattctaaatgacgtcacatcCTTTCATTCTTAAATTTCGTAGGCAGTATGCAGCAGCCTTAACATAGCTCATAGCTTAACATAGCAGGGGGGGCAACGCAATTAGGTATTAAAAGTCTCACGTGAATACGGGTCATTTGAGCATTTTGAACCTTTCAATACAAGACGCCAGTCCTCTTCAAAAGTCTCGCTCTCTGATCCTTTCATGCTTCAATACAGGACAAAAAGCCTTCAATATGGGGCAGTTTCACTGCCTGCTATAATACAGGGCAATAGGAGTCCCGTAGGGGACGTGGTAAATTCGGCAAAAATACGGGACTTTCCAGCTAAAAAGGGACAGTTGTAAACCCTTGCAGCACTAAATATTGAATATGCCACCTGTCCCTATTATAAGCCGTTGTCTGTTATCATGTgaatactgccctcatgaaaaacataaacgaTGGCAAACATCCATTGCTAAGCACTCGCGCATGGTGAACATTCGCAAGTTTGCATCgttactatgacaactaatgtggacgtgCTAGCAAAAGCGACTGTAGTCTGGATAGAAAAAGATCTGTACATGTATGACTTGCAgtttgaacaatacatttttgtattttatttttttatttttttcctgcagtgtgaacatagCCTCAGCACTTTTATATCTTCAGAACCCTTAATTGTCTAGAAGCTGTATTTAGAGTTTTGTTCTTGCATGCAGGCTACTTTGATCCTATGTATTTTATTTGCTCTCTGTTCTCAAAGGTTATGGCTTTGTAGAGTTCCTCAGCGAAGAGGATGCTGACTACGCCATAAAGATCATGAACATGATCAAACTTTACGGCAAACCCATACGAGTCAACAAGGCCTCGGCACACAACAAGAACCTCGATGTCGGTGCCAACATCTTCATCGGCAACTTGGACCCTGAGATAGACGAAAAACTCCTCTACGATACTTTCAGCGCTTTCGGTGTGATCCTTCAGACGCCCAAGATCATGCGAGATCCAGACACTGGCAACTCCAAGGGCTATGCATTCATCAACTATGCCAGCTTTGATGCAGCCGATGCGGCTATTGAGGCCATGAACGGCCAATATCTCTGCAATCGGCCCATCACGGTTTCATATGCCTTTAAGAAGGACTCAAAGGGCGAGAGACACGGCTCTGCTGCAGAGCGACTCCTGGCCGCTCAGAATCCACTGTCACAGGCGGATCGTCCCCACCAGCTTTTCGCAGATGCCCCACCACCACCCTCTATGCCCACACCTGTCATGACCACACTCGGGGCAGGAATTCCAATGCCAGGTTAGTTGGTATAAGTATGTTTTATGAAATAATAGTTCTCCCTAGTTGGACATCTTGAACCAGGtacagaaattaaccagggcctGGGGAAAAAATGcaccagatatttaaaatgtgggcGGGGCAAAATAAATCCCACTTAGTGAATTcctatttttttaacatgtaacGTTTTATATATTTCATCATATTCTTTTAAGGTCTAATATTGTgctttattcaaagcaacttttCTTTTTGATGCCAATTAAATTTCAATTAATTCAATTCAAGTATTTTATAATAAATGAGGGGTTTATATTTGGCTTGAgaaaaatatgccctcataaaggttaATATTGGCCCATTgaaattgattttcaggggcaatattgacctttatgagggcatatttttctctagccaaataaaaacatacagcatTTCCCctcattaaaggtatagttcacccaaaaattaaagttcaatcctcatttactcaccaagccatcccagatatggatgacttttCCTTCAGCAGAataagaagatttttagaaaaatacctcagctctgtacgtccatacaatgcaaatgaatggtgatcagacttttgtagctccaaaaatcagataaaggaaacatggaagcaaagtaatccataaggctccagtggttaaatccatatcttcagaagctatataatttgtgtgggtgagaaacggaacaatatttaagttctttattttttactctaaatctccactttcactttcagatgtgaaagtgaaactaaacatgcgccacatgtgactttcagatgtaaaagtgaaaatttGAGATTGAGCAaaaaaaggatttacatttttatctgtttttcacccacacctattctgtcacttctgaagatatggatttaaccaggagtcttatggattacttctgtgtttcttttatgtaatttttggagctacaaacatctgatcaccattcacttacattgtatggacctacattgctgaggtatttttctaaaaatctttgtgttctgctgaagaaagtcatggacatctgggatggcttgagggtgagtcaAAGATATTCTTTCTTTAGTCAAAGAATTGCTTTTGGTTTTGCAGGAATGCCTCCTCCTGGTGCTTACCCTCCTGTTCCTCCTCCTGGCTCTATGCCACTTGGTATGCCCCCTGGCATGCACATGCCACCTGCTCCAGGAACTCCTTCACCAGGGGGTGGCTCAGGGCCTCCACCAGGGCCACCACCATTCCCTCATGGAGGAATGCACCCACCAGGTAAATCCTAATCTTCTTTTTGGTATGTTATTTTGCCAATGTTTAAAGCCATGAAATGACAAAACATTGCATGTTATCCAGGAATGCCACCAATGCCAATGCCTCCATCGGGACATCCAGGAATGGTGCCTCCTCCACCTGGCCCGCCTGGATCCAATCAACCTCGAGCACCACCTCCACCCGGGATGCCGCCGCCTCCTATGGGTGTGCCCCCAAGAGGACCATTTGGCCCCCCAATGGGTACATGTCTGATAAAATGTTTGCCTATTTGTATTTTGTATCTGGATTCTttttctatatttatatatatatataaaaaaaaaaaaaaacaacattcttTATAAATTGAATGGATCCGGTCAAAAGTCTGATTAGATGAGCAACATTTAAAGCTGTTGTAAAGTAGCCAATACATTTATCCAGCTGCAAAAGAGAACCTTTctccttcaaaataaaagtaaaattgtATTTGATATTGTTGTGCCATAACTCTTTTACAGGTCCACCAATGCATCCAGGTATGAGGGGACCTCCTCCACCAATGCCTCCTCCAGGTTACGGTGCCGGCCCACCCAGACCTCCACCCTTTGGATTTCAGAGAGGACCACCCATGCCGCCACGTCCACCTGCACCACCCAGGGGTCCAATGAGAGCACCCATGCCTCCCTAAACCCTAATGTGAAGAGCTTTTTGAAACCtagttgtttttatttacattctaTTC from Myxocyprinus asiaticus isolate MX2 ecotype Aquarium Trade chromosome 30, UBuf_Myxa_2, whole genome shotgun sequence includes:
- the sf3b4 gene encoding splicing factor 3B subunit 4, with amino-acid sequence MAAGPISERNQDATVYVGGLDEKVSEPLLWELFLQAGPVVNTHMPKDRVTGQHQGYGFVEFLSEEDADYAIKIMNMIKLYGKPIRVNKASAHNKNLDVGANIFIGNLDPEIDEKLLYDTFSAFGVILQTPKIMRDPDTGNSKGYAFINYASFDAADAAIEAMNGQYLCNRPITVSYAFKKDSKGERHGSAAERLLAAQNPLSQADRPHQLFADAPPPPSMPTPVMTTLGAGIPMPGMPPPGAYPPVPPPGSMPLGMPPGMHMPPAPGTPSPGGGSGPPPGPPPFPHGGMHPPGMPPMPMPPSGHPGMVPPPPGPPGSNQPRAPPPPGMPPPPMGVPPRGPFGPPMGPPMHPGMRGPPPPMPPPGYGAGPPRPPPFGFQRGPPMPPRPPAPPRGPMRAPMPP